The following proteins come from a genomic window of Pocillopora verrucosa isolate sample1 chromosome 6, ASM3666991v2, whole genome shotgun sequence:
- the LOC131796336 gene encoding orexin/Hypocretin receptor type 1-like, which produces MKPETEWIITVLYAITMLVAFAGNSFLIYIVWKKPEVRSLTSFMFVNMAVADLLVTSVVMPWSISAIYTDGVWMIPGVFGKVMCKGVLYIGYVTLTASILCLTFMAIDRYYAIVHPLRRHLWFRKPKLTVPFIWIASLVSMSIFLVIQTVEEYNNSSYCMLSVYILGDPDRALRGIYLLLFVVNYLIPLAVISFLYTITAWNLWFHVAPGVNTFRGNRAQLETSKRRVVRMLIIVNCAFALCWLPPQVVHMMQIIHASEAQLHIQPIVSFVCFWFGHANSAVNPWLYIFLSTKINMAFTRIVSRKSSRLPSSLAIKTSDAVLPPEDEGNQNESRI; this is translated from the coding sequence ATGAAACCAGAAACCGAATGGATCATCACAGTCCTCTACGCCATCACGATGCTCGTAGCGTTTGCAGGGAATAGTTTCCTCATCTACATCGTGTGGAAGAAGCCTGAGGTCAGATCACTGACAAGCTTTATGTTCGTCAACATGGCCGTCGCTGATTTGCTTGTAACCTCGGTAGTGATGCCCTGGTCGATTTCCGCAATATATACAGACGGTGTGTGGATGATCCCGGGAGTATTTGGAAAAGTCATGTGCAAAGGTGTTTTATACATTGGCTATGTCACTTTAACAGCATCCATCCTCTGTTTGACGTTCATGGCGATCGACAGGTACTATGCCATCGTTCATCCCCTCCGCCGCCATCTTTGGTTTCGAAAGCCTAAACTAACCGTTCCATTTATTTGGATCGCGTCACTGGTCTCCATGTCCATTTTCCTTGTTATTCAAACTGTGGAGGAATACAATAATTCTTCCTATTGCATGCTATCTGTTTACATCTTGGGTGATCCAGATAGGGCTCTTCGAGGAATATACCTCCTCCTTTTCGTCGTCAACTATCTCATCCCCTTGGCCGTTATTTCCTTCCTGTATACCATAACTGCATGGAATTTATGGTTCCATGTTGCACCTGGAGTGAATACTTTTAGAGGAAATCGAGCGCAACTGGAAACCTCCAAGAGAAGAGTGGTTCGGATGCTCATTATTGTTAACTGTGCCTTTGCCCTTTGTTGGCTCCCACCACAAGTGGTTCACATGATGCAAATCATCCACGCATCTGAGGCCCAGCTACATATACAGCCGATTGTCAGCTTTGTGTGTTTTTGGTTTGGACACGCCAACAGTGCCGTTAACCCATGGCTGTACATTTTTCTGAGCACGAAGATAAATATGGCATTTACTAGGATCGTCAGTAGAAAAAGCAGCCGGTTGCCTTCAAGTCTCGCCATCAAAACATCAGATGCCGTCTTACCACCTGAAGATGAAGGAAACCAGAATGAATCAAGAATATAA